A stretch of Glandiceps talaboti chromosome 18, keGlaTala1.1, whole genome shotgun sequence DNA encodes these proteins:
- the LOC144449508 gene encoding uncharacterized protein LOC144449508 produces MAALISSDSSSDEEEKLRLQDAVVDQTLFHQKEDPKNSKMPSHSQKPSLRRQDDEEEETGDYRSIQATKGFKVHVAKKLAAVLDSSIIEITDEDKRKKKPKQRQINDNNSTTGFMLFSTSDMTNTTHSDPQNWEREWNKTRKREIAQCSSSDSDREDERLLEARVTQADVFEMGQRESLYDESKKTKGHCETIVNGQSEMSQKRKRNKKKKHKHEGSEEIELNNVQSKDNSKFDETIKSHHGNNCKKKKKKNKRDNMDKECAAH; encoded by the exons ATGGCAGCGCTCATCAGTTCGGACTCGAGCTCTGACGAAGAAGAAAAGCTTCGCCTACAAGATGCTGTTGTCGATCAAACCTTGTTTCATCAAAAAGAGG ATCCCAAGAATTCCAAGATGCCTTCACATTCTCAAAAACCAAGCCTAAG AAGACAAGATGATGAGGAGGAAGAGACAGGTGATTACAGAAGTATCCAGGCAACCAAAGGGTTCAAAGTTCATGTTGCCAAAAAACTTGCAGCAGTGTTAGACAG TTCTATTATAGAAATTACTGATGAAGACAAGAGAAAAAAGAAGCCTaaacaaagacaaataaatgataacaatagTACTACAG GGTTTATGTTATTTTCAACATCTGACATGACCAATACTACACACAGTGATCCACAGAACTGGGAAAGGGAATGGAATAAAACAAGGAAAAGGGAAATAGCACAGTGTAGTAGCAGTGACAG TGACAGGGAGGATGAACGATTACTGGAAGCAAGAGTGACACAggcagatgtctttgaaatggGGCAAAGAGAAAGTTTGTACGACGAAAGTAAGAAAACCAAGGGACACTGTGAAACAATAGTCAATGGACAAAGTGAAATGTCGCAGAAACGCAAACGcaacaaaaagaaaaaacacaaacatgaagGGAGTGAGGAGATTGAACTTAACAATGTACAAAGCAAAGACAATTCCAAGTTTGATGAGACGATAAAGTCACATCATGGAAACAATTgtaagaagaagaaaaagaaaaacaaaagggATAATATGGATAAAGAGTGTGCAGCACACTag